The genomic stretch GAGCAGCCGGGCCTGAGGGCGGGTGCAGCggtggagggagggcagcagACCCAGGGCCCGCACCAACCCCACCACCGGTGTTCGGCTGGATCCACTTCCTCACAGACGAGCTGCTTGTTCTGCGGATCCCCCTGTCGCCCTCCACCCGCCAGGCTCGTGCTGTGCCGGGGCCTGGCCTGCTCTCATCCCGTCCCTCTTCTCCTTCGATATTTTACCGTGAGAACATCTCACCTCCACTCAGCTCTCAGAACCAGCACGGGGTTCCCGTGtgccctttgctgcagtgccaCCGCCTGCCTCACGCCTCCTCCCCCTTACTGGGGTCCCTGGGCAGTGCCCCCCCTCAGGGCAGACCCTCCACACTTCGGAGTCCTGCACACTTGGCAGATGTGGGCCTTTCGTTTTGTGTTGCTTTTTGGTGGGGGGGTCGGGTCCACGCAGGCCCGTGGGCTCCATCCACAGAAGGTGTTGTCTTCCCAGCTGGGCAGGAGCCAGGCCTGGCCGTCTGGCAGGTCTGGTGTGGGGCCTGCAGCCGGGCTGGCTCCCCTggcccaggccaggctgggctgTTGGCACGAACGTGGATGGTGAGGTGCCTGCGTGTGAGGCACGTGGTGTTCCCAGCCTTGGATGAAAGCAGTTAAGAGCAGCTGAGTTACATCCTAGACGCTCCGGGAAGCCCCAAATGCCAGTGCCTCTGTCTGCCTCCCTTGGCTTCTGGGAAGAACCAGGCGGTGCCCAGGGGGCTGACACTGAGGAAGTGGCCTAGGTGCCAGGGGCTTGGGCCTCTGAGGGCCAAGCTGGGGGGCAGCCTGGGAGCCTGGAGGATCCTTTTCGAGGGTCTGGGATCAGGGCTAGGGTGTGCAGCAGAAGTAGGGCACGGGGGTGTTTGAAGCCCTGGCATGTTGAGAAGCATCCCCTGCTGTGAGCAGACGGTCCTCCGAGCCCGGAGCACCTGCTGCAGCGGCCCGTGCCGTGGGCACCGGGACCTCAGCAGAGGAGCAGGAGCCGCCAGCCTGGGGAGGGCCAGCCTACACTCTGTCCCTCTGCTGTGCTCAGCGGGCCTGGCCATCTAAGCTGAAGCTAAGCTGGGGGTTCCCTGCCAGCTCCTCCTGGCTGCCCTTGGTGACCCCAGCTGGGCCAGGCCAGCGAAGCGTCCTCCCAGCAGCCCCCGACAGCAGCTCGCTGCCCCTGCAGGCGGGGAGGGTTGGTGCCTCCTGACGGGCACCGGCTGTGTGTTGGCAGGAGGGGCCAGAGGCTGGCACGGACACGGGTGGGGCCAAGCTGTTCATGGCGGCCGTGAAGCAGGCGCTGAGCCAGGCCAGCTTCGACACCTTTACCCAGGCCCTGCGGGATTACAAGAGCTCCGATGACCTCGCCGCCCTGGCCGCTCACCTTGGCCCCCTCTTTGCCGAGGACCCCAAGAAGCACAGCCTGCTCCAAGGTGCCTTGGCTGGTAGAGGCTGCCCACTTGAGGGTCCCACCCTGGGGGCCATGCTGCGGCCGTGGGCTGGGGGGCCACCAGGGTCCTTGGTTGACCTGCAGAAGTGTGGGTGGGGATCCCGTGCAGTGGCCGCAGCCCCGGGGACCTGCAGGCCCagaccccgcccctccccacaggCTTCTATCAGTTCGTGCGGCCTCACCACAAGCAGCAGTTTGAGGAGGTCTGCCGCCAACTGACGGGCCGAGGCTGCAGCTCCCGGCCTGAGCATGGCCCCCGGAGGGAGGGAGCACAGCCGGCCCTGGACCCCAGCGGTGAGCCCGGCCCTGCCTGGGTGGGACCCTCAAACTCAGACCCTGAGTGTGGGGTGGCACCTGGCCCTTGGAGTGGGTCCTCATGTGGCCCAGCCTCCCTGTTCCTGAGGCTGACAGATCCATGCGGGGGGCCCCACTTCGGGGAGGTGTGGGCCCCCAGAGCACACATGGCCCGGGCCTCCCAGGAGGACCTGTGCCTGGGGAGTCGTGTACgcacaggggtcctggaaccccGTCCACCCCTGTCTCCACCTGGAGTGGGCCCTGCACGTCCAGGGCCTGGGAGGCGCTGTTCCCATTGGTTACGGAAGAGCCCATCTCTGGACGAGCCTTCCCCAAGGACGGGAATCACAGGGGGCCCCTGGGGTTGGCGAGTCCAGCCTGAGTCACGCTTCTGCTCCCTCCTGGACTGGGGTGTCCTTGTGCCTGGCCCCCATCTAAGGCAAGGGAGGAGGCCTGCCCGCTCCCAGCTGTCGGGGGCCTCCTGCAGTTGGCCGATGAGGGTTTGAGGCCCGGTCTCCCCTTGGACAGACCCGTCCCCTCCCTGGTCATGCTCTGGACCCTCAGGGACCAGCTGGGTGCCTCCTTGTCTCCGTGTTTCTTCAGGAAGGAGGGAGCCTGACCCCAAGCTGACCGTGTCCCAGGGTGCAGCCAGGCAGCTGGACCCCCGCGAGCACCTGAACCAGGGCCGGCCCCACCTGGCCTCCGGGCTGCTCCCTGCAGGTACCTGGTCCCGGAAGAGGCTTTGGACCAGAGCCAGGAGCAGAGGGAAGAGCCTGGCGGGGAGGAGCCTCCTGGGGGCCGCTGTGGTTCTGCGCCCCCAGAGCAGGGGAGGCCAGCGTGGTTTCCTGGGAAGCTGGTGGACTGAGGTGTGTTACCTTCCCACCAGGAGACCCCAGCCGCCGGCCTCCTGAGGGGTCTGGAGCCCCTGGAGCAAAGAAGCAGCCACCTGCTGTGAGTGCCTACCTGGCCGATGCCCACAGGGCCCTGGGGGCCACAGGCTACAGCCAGCTCCTGGCGGCGCTGACCACTTACAAGCAGGACGACGACTTCGAGAAGGTGGTGGCCGTGGTGGCCTCACTCACCACCGCAAAGCCTGAGGACTTGTCCCTGCTGCAGAGCAAGTGGCCCGCGTGGGGGGCGGGCAGTGGGTGGGCGGCAGGGCCACGCCTGAGCGATGCCACGCCTGAGCCATGCTCTGCGCTCCCAGCAGGGTTCGGCATGTTCGTGCGCCCGCACCACAAGCAGCGCTTCCGGCGGACGTGCGCGGGCCTGGGCACCCAGGCTCCAGGACCCTGGGAGGGGAGCCCTGCTGCGCCTTCCGACCTCGTCTGCGGGGCTCGCGGGCCAGGTAGGGCCGCCTGCCTAGTGCTCCTGCCGCCCTGTCGCCCCAGCCCCCCTCAGCCCTGGcagggtgggcaggtgggcagcaggGAAGTGCCAGGCACCCCTCGTACTCACTGCCTCCTGTCTCCAGGCCCTTCGCAGCCAGAGAAACCCCCCGGGAAGACCCAGAGCAAGATCTTCTCCTTCCTTACGCAGAGGCCGGCTCGGGGGGCGGGGGCTCCCGGCCCGGCCCCCCCTGCCCCCTGCGGGCAGGCACAGTCTGAGTGGGGTAGGTCTCgtgggaggggctgcagggaccATTGGGAGTGGGGGCCCGGCCTGAGCAGGCCCGTGGCGCTCACGTCAGCCCCCTTGCAGTGGGCTTGGTGTGTCCTGGCTGCAGGGCGGAGGACGTGGTCCCCTTCCAGTGCCCCTCCTGCGACTTCCACTGCTGCCGGGCCTGTTGGCGACAGCACCTCCAGGTCGGCAGCCAGACCCCGTGGACCCGGCCGTGTCCCCTATGGACGTGGCCTGCTGGGCGTTGCCCCACATGGTGGGCTGAGGGGCTGGGGTGAGCAGTGGGGTCTGGCAGGTGTGTCCAGCGCCCTCTCTCCACAGGTCTCTAGGACGTGCCCAGCCTGCCATGCTGCCACCAGAAAGCAGAGCCTCACGCAGGTCTTCTGGCCGGAGCCCCAGTGAACGTTGAGACCCTCTGGGCGCTGCAGGGTCTGCGGAGGCTGAGGCTGCTCCTGCCTGGGGCGCAGCCTGGACACTTGCCTGTCGGCTGGGGGTGGGCCAGGCCTGATAACCAGAAACCCCTTGGCCAAGAGCGCACCTGACGGGGAGGCCAGTCCAGTGTCCGCGGGGAACCTCTGAGACGGCAGCAGGATCTCGGCCCCCTGTGAGAGGCCCCGAGGCCACCCTGGGGTCTGGGGTGGGTCCACTGGAAGGTGCTTCCCCAGAACTTACCTGGCTGCCAGCTTGTGGGTGGGGCCCCAGCAGGAAGGAGGGGAGCCCTGCACCTTCTGTCCCGGGGACCTTCCAGGGACCTGCTTGTTGCTCAAGGGCCGGGGTTCTAATAAAGCTGCTGGCACTGCTGGGAAGCAGCCTGTGTGGCCCGGCcttggtggtggggtgggggagcctGGAAGGAAGGAGGTGCCTGGGCAGCCGCCCTCGCACCTGGTTTGTTCAGAGGGGGAGCCGCTGCCCCCTCCACCCGCTGGTTGCCGGGCCTGGTAACGGGGTCAGGAGCTGCCCGTGGTGCTGGGGGCCCGCACGAGACCGTCCTGGCACTGGACTCTGCGGAGGGAGGGGTCAAAGCCTGGGCCCCCAGGTGGCCGACCGCTCCCCTCAGGCGGGGCGGGGCTCCGCGGGGGCGTGGCCAAGCCAGCCCTTATAGGACGCGGCCCGGGAGGCCGCTGCCACTCCAGCGAGACCATGAGGCCCCCGCTGTGGCCGCTGCTGGCACTGCTGCTGGCGCTCGCAGCGCGGGGGAAGGCGGAGGGCGCGCCCACCTACCCGTGGCGGGACGCGGAGACGGGGGAGTGGCTGGCGTGCGACAAGTGCCCCCCGGGCACCTTCGTGCAGCGACCTTGCGGCCGGGACAGCCCCACGACGTGCGGCGCGTGCCCGCCGCGCCACTACACGCAGTTCTGGCACTACCTGGAGCGCTGCCGCTACTGCAACGTTATCTGCGGGGAGCGCGAGGAGGAGGCGCGGCCGTGTGGGGCCACCCACAACCGCGCCTGCCGCTGTCTCCCCGGCTTCTTCGCGCACGCGGGCTTCTGCCTGGAGCACGCGCTCTGCCCGCCCGGCGCAGGCGTCGTCGCCCCCGGTGGGTGCAGGGCGGGGCCGCGGCGCCGGGCCCTCCGCCGAACGGAGCCAACCCGGCTCTCCTGACCCCGGCCTCCCCGTTCGTCCTCAGGCACCCCCAGCCAGAACACGCAGTGCCAACCGTGCTCCCCGGGCACCTTCTCCGCCAGCAGCTCGAGCTCGGAGCGGTGCCAACCCCACCGCAACTGCACGGCCCTGGGCCTAGCCGTTAACGTGCCGGGATCCCCGTCCCACGATGCCCTGTGCACCAACTGCACGGGCTTCCCGCTCGGCTCGCTGGAGCCGGGGGCACTGGGTgagcggggcggggggcgcggaGGCCTAGGTGGGCTCCTGGGAAGGGCTTCCGGAAGCGTGGTGGGGGCAGCCTAGGGGATGCACTTGGCTGAGGGCGTCAGCGCTGACGGGTGATGCCGTTTCCCGCCGACGCTGGGAAACAGGCTCCGAGGGTTTAAACAGCTTGCGGGAGGGCACGGCAGCGAACGTGGCGGGTCCGCTTCACGTCGCATCCCACCCCCGGCTTCGGCCCACGAGACCCGTCTCCTTGCCGGCCGAGTTTCCCGCGGTCACCCCGGACCCTCCAGCACGGCTCCCGCCTCACCCACTCGTTAGCGCGCGGGGATCCCTCGGTCCTCTCTCCGTGGGGCGCGGAGGGACGCGCACGGCGCGCTGGCAGTTAACCGAGTaccccctcacccctccctcccgcAGGGACCGAGGAGTGCCAGCGCGCCGTGGTCGACTTCGTGGCTTTCCAGGACATCTCTCCCAGGAGTCTCCAGCGGCTGCAGCAGGCGCTCGCGGGCCCCGGGGCGCGGAGTCCGCCGCCGCCGCTAAGGGAGGACCGCGCGGCGCTGCGGCAGAGGCTGTGGCGGCAGCTCACGGAGCTCCGCGAGGCGTGGCCCGGGACGCTGGTGGCGCGGCTGCTGCGGGCGCTGCGCGCGGCCAGGCTGTCCGGGCTGGAGCGCAGCGTCCGCGAGCGCTTCCTCCGCAGGCGCTGAGCACCTCCCCGTTATTTATTCGGTCCCGGCCCGAGCCCCCCCGCGTGGGCGGCCTCCAAGTCGCACCTAAAGAGGCTTTGGATCCGGCCCCTGTGgcgttaaatttatttttcataaagccGATTGGCAAACAAGTGTGGTGTCTGGCCGGCGCGCGGTGGGCACACCTGACAGGGGACACCTGGGCGGACTGCCCGGGCGCGGCCTgctgcctccccccaccaccaccactgggaCAGACCCTCGATGGGGGGAGGGTTGTGGGAGACGGGGACAGCAGGTGGCAGCCGTCCCCAGGCCTCACTGCGTGATCCTCCCCGCCCCAGTTGTGCTCTCAGTGGTTAGGACGGTGTGGAGGGAGGGTCGCCCAGTCCCCGAGCTCTCACTGTGGAACAGAAGCCAGCCCGGAGTGGTCAACCCGCCAGCCCATGCGCCCTGGGGCACCAGAAGCGTCCCCCTCAAGTTACCCCTTCTTTGGGCTCCACCCTCAAAGCAGCAGGGGATTTCCCAGCAAGGGACCAGCCAAGACCTCCCGGTAGGACAGCGTGTCTCACTCGCTTTCTGGGAAACGTCGCTTTTCCCTTCTGGGGCAGGCTTGGATGAGGGCTTGACTCATCAATCCAGGGCGACTCCCAGTTCTGGCTTGGCAGCCCCCTGCCTGACCCCCAGGAAGGGCCCCAGGGGAGGCAGGGTCACAGCCCCCCACGCCCCCATGACTCACATCAGCAGCAGCTGgtccccatccccagc from Balaenoptera acutorostrata chromosome 15, mBalAcu1.1, whole genome shotgun sequence encodes the following:
- the TNFRSF6B gene encoding tumor necrosis factor receptor superfamily member 6B; translated protein: MRPPLWPLLALLLALAARGKAEGAPTYPWRDAETGEWLACDKCPPGTFVQRPCGRDSPTTCGACPPRHYTQFWHYLERCRYCNVICGEREEEARPCGATHNRACRCLPGFFAHAGFCLEHALCPPGAGVVAPGTPSQNTQCQPCSPGTFSASSSSSERCQPHRNCTALGLAVNVPGSPSHDALCTNCTGFPLGSLEPGALGTEECQRAVVDFVAFQDISPRSLQRLQQALAGPGARSPPPPLREDRAALRQRLWRQLTELREAWPGTLVARLLRALRAARLSGLERSVRERFLRRR